GGCTTTCTGTACTTCGGGAGTGAAATCCTGTACCCCCATTGAAATCCTGTTGAAACCACCGCTTCTTAACGCCTCGAGGTGGGCTCTCTCAAGTCCTCTCGGGTCAATCTCACATCCGGCTTCGATTGAAGGATCAATCTTGAAAGAAGTATTAATGTAGGAAACGAGGTCAAATATTTCATCGGGATCCAGATGTGTTGGTGTCCCACCGCCCCAGTGCAACTGGGTCACAGGTCTGTCCACATCGAGATAAGTTCTCAGGAGGTCGATCTCGTTCTTGACATATTTTATGTACTCTTTTATCCTGTCTCTGTTCCGTGTGATAATCATGTTACAACCGCAGAAATAGCAGAGAGTATCGCAGAACGGGAGGTGATAGTAGAGAGAAAGTGGTGGCTTTACCGCCGCAGTATTTGTCTTTACTATCTCATCGAGGTAATTGTCTGCAGTGAATCCCTCATGAAAGTGAGGAGCAGTCGGGTAGCTGGTATAGCGTGGTCCCGGCTGGTCATATTTTTTTATAAGGTCTATGTCAAAATCGAGTTCAAACATTGTAAGTCCAATCAGTTATGATATTTATGGCTGTCGCTCTTAATAAAATCAACAAGAGTCTTAAGATTTTCAGGTTTTACATCCGGAAGAATTCCATGCCCCAGATTGAAGATGTGACGGTGACCTGAATCAAGGGATGCCAGAATTTTATCAGCTTCATCCCTGATGGTTTGTTTGGGTGCGTAAAGAATTGTCGGGTCCATGTTTCCCTGAACAACTGCACGGTCACCGATTTCTCTTTTTACTGCTGCGAGATCAACCGTCCAGTCGAAACTGTAACCATCAGCACCGAGTTCTGCCAGTTTTGAAAAATTATAATTCACTCCCTTGGCAAATACAATTACGGGAGCATGAGGTTTCAACTCATCGACAATTCTTTTGATGTATGGCTTCGAGAATTCTTCAAACTGCGATGGTGAGAGAATGCTTCCCCAGGTGTCAAAAACCTGGACAGCATCGGCTCCCGCGGCAACTTTTGCTTTAAGATATCCAATGATTACATTTGTCAGCATGTCGAGTATCTTGTGGGCTGATTTTCTCTCATTGTAAACAAATTCTTTGATTTTACTGAAGTTCTTGGATCCTTTCCCTTCAACCATGTATGTAAGGAGTGTCCAGGGTGCGCCGGAAAATCCGATAAGGGGTACTCTGCCGTCAAGTTCTTTTACTGTGAGGGAAACAGCATCCATAACATATTTCAGTTTGTCGATCGGGTCGAATTCAGAAATGCGTGCAAGGTCGGCAGAATTTCTTATCGGGCTCGGAAAAACGGGT
This region of Bacteroidota bacterium genomic DNA includes:
- the hemE gene encoding uroporphyrinogen decarboxylase, with amino-acid sequence MFKNDLFLRTLKGEKTERTPIWVMRQAGRYLPEYRAVREKADFITMCKTPELAAEVTIQPVDIIGVDVAIIFSDILVIPEAMGLEFIMNEGTGPVFPSPIRNSADLARISEFDPIDKLKYVMDAVSLTVKELDGRVPLIGFSGAPWTLLTYMVEGKGSKNFSKIKEFVYNERKSAHKILDMLTNVIIGYLKAKVAAGADAVQVFDTWGSILSPSQFEEFSKPYIKRIVDELKPHAPVIVFAKGVNYNFSKLAELGADGYSFDWTVDLAAVKREIGDRAVVQGNMDPTILYAPKQTIRDEADKILASLDSGHRHIFNLGHGILPDVKPENLKTLVDFIKSDSHKYHN